The proteins below come from a single Lonchura striata isolate bLonStr1 chromosome 10, bLonStr1.mat, whole genome shotgun sequence genomic window:
- the DHX36 gene encoding ATP-dependent DNA/RNA helicase DHX36 gives MSYEQRRERGRGRGRGRGRGGDGGAASAASSAAGGPGGRERHPGHLKGREIGMWYARRQGQKNRDADRQQRAVVRMDERREEQIVQLLNSVQAKNDKEQEAMSWWSGDEEGPAPEQPAKVKPDAEKAPVRQTPAWKKTSLDLDVEFLCEKTEQDADLDEQLKEDLMKKRSDPRYIEMQRFREKLPSYGMREELVKLINSSRVTVISGETGCGKTTQVTQFILDDHIERGLGSTCRIVCTQPRRISAISVAERVAAERAESCGNGRSTGYQIRLQSRLPRKQGSILYCTTGIVLQWLQSDKHLSSISHVVLDEIHERNLQSDVLMSIIKDLLNVRLDLKVILMSATLNAEKFSEYFDHCPMIHIPGFTFPVVEYLLEDVIEKLRYTPEKTDRRQHWRKGFMQGHMSRPEKEEKEEIYRQQWPGYLRQLQDRYSASTISALEMMDDDKVDLDLIAALIRHIVLEEEDGAILVFLPGWDNISTLHELLMSQVMFKSDRFIIIPLHSLMPTVNQTQVFKKTPPGVRKIVIATNIAETSITIDDVVFVIDGGKIKETHFDTQNNISTMAAEWVSKANAKQRKGRAGRVQPGHCYHLYNGLRASLLDDYQLPEILRTPLEELCLQIKILRLGGIAYFLSKLMDPPSRDAVMLAINHLMELNALDRQEELTPLGVHLARLPVEPHIGKMILFGALFCCLDPVLTIAASLSFKDPFVIPLGKEKIADARRKELSRNTKSDHLTVVNAFTGWEEARGCGLWNEKDYCWEYFLSSNTMQMLHNMKGQFAEHLLAAGFVNSRNPKDPKSNTNSGNEKLLKAVICAGLYPKVAKIRPSFSKKRKMVKVCTKTDGSVNIHPKSVNVEETEFHYNWLVYHLKMRTSSIYLYDCTEVSPYCLLFFGGDISIQKDKDQDTIAVDEWIVFQSPEKIANLVKKLRKELDDLLQEKIEKPHPVDWNDIKSRDTAVLTAIIDLITTQENEGVRNFAPRFQGERYS, from the exons ATGAGCTACGAGCAGCGCCGcgagcggggccgcgggcgcggccggggccggggccgcggcggcgatggcggcgccgcctccgccgcctcctccgcggccggcgggcccggcgggcgggagcggcaccCCGGGCACCTGAAGGGCCGCGAGATCGGGATGTGGTACGCCCGCCGGCAGGGCCAGAAGAACCGGGACGCCGACCGGCAGCAG AGAGCCGTGGTGCGCATGGACGAGCGCCGGGAAGAGCAGATCGTGCAGCTGCTGAACTCCGTCCAGGCCAAGAACGACAAAGAGCAGGAAGCCATGTCCTGGTGGTCCGGCGATGAGGAGGG ccctgctccagaaCAGCCTGCCAAAGTGAAACCAGATGCTGAGAAAGCTCCTGTCAGACAGACACCAGCCTGGAAGAAAACATCCCTGGATTTGGATGTGGAATTCCTCTGTGAAAAAACCGAGCAAGATGCTGATTTAGATGAGCAACTTAAAGAAGACTTAATGAAGAAGAGATCTGATCCCAGATATATTGAAATGCAG agatTCCGAGAGAAGCTCCCCTCATACGGGATGAGAGAG GAGCTGGTGAAGCTGATCAACAGCAGCCGCGTGACGGTGATCAGCGGCGAGACGGGCTGCGGGAAGACCACGCAGGTGACGCAGTTCATCCTGGACGACCACATCGAGCGCGGGCTGGGCTCCACGTGCCGCATCGTGTGCACGCAGCCGCGCAGGATCAGCGCCATCTCC GTGGCTGAGAGAGTGGCTGctgagagggcagagagctgtggCAATGGCAGGAGCACGGGGTACCAGATCCGCCTGCAGAG TCGCTTGCCAAGGAAGCAAGGTTCAATTTTGTACTGTACCACGGGAATTGTCCTGCAGTGGCTCCAGTCAGATAA ACACTTGTCCAGCATCAGTCATGTAGTTCTTGATGAAATCCATGAAAGAAATCTGCAATCAGATGTTTTAATGAGCATTATTAAAGATCTCCTGAATGTTCGGCTGGATCTGAAAGTCATACTGATGAGTGCTACTTTAAATGCAGAGAAGTTTTCTGAGTACTTTG ACCACTGCCCAATGATTCACATCCCTGGCTTCACTTTCCCAGTGGTGGAATATCTGCTCGAAGATGTCATTGAGAAGTTGAG GTACACCCCGGAAAAGACAGACCGCCGGCAGCACTGGAGGAAGGGCTTCATGCAGGGCCACATGAGCAGGccagagaaggaggagaaggaggagatcTACAGGCAGCAGTGGCCAGGCTACCTAaggcagctgcaggacag gTATTCAGCAAGTACAATCAGTGCCCTGGAAATGATGGATGATGACAAGGTGGACCTGGACCTTATAGCAGCACTGATCAGACACATTGTGCTGGAAGAGGAG GATGGTGCCATTCTGGTGtttctgccaggctgggataaCATCAGCACTTTGCATGAGCTCTTGATGTCTCAAGTCATGTTTAAGTCAG ATAGGTTTATTATCATACCTTTGCATTCACTGATGCCTACGGTTAACCAGACTCAG GTGTTCAAGAAGACCCCGCCAGGAGTGAGGAAAATTGTGATTGCAACCAACATTGCAGAAACCAG cATCACAATTGATGACGTCGTGTTCGTTATAGATGGGGGGAAAATAAAGGAGACTCACTTTGACACCCAGAACAACATCAGCACCATGGCAGCAGAGTGGGTCAGCAAAGCCAATGCCAAGCAGAGGAAGGGTCGAGCAGGAAG AGTTCAGCCAGGCCACTGTTACCATCTGTACAACGGACTGCGTGCCAGCCTCCTGGATGATTATCAGTTACCAGAGATCCTGAGGACACCCTTGGAAGAGCTCTGCTTACAAATCAAG ATCCTGAGGCTTGGTGGAATTGCCTATTTTCTGAGCAAACTGATGGACCCTCCATCTCGTGATGCTGTGATGTTGGCCATAAATCACCTCATGGAGCTG AACGCTCTGGacaggcaggaggagctgacgCCCCTGGGGGTGCACCTGGCCCGGCTGCCCGTGGAGCCACACATCGGGAAGATGATCCTGTTTGGAGCCCTGTTCTGCTGCCTGGACCCCGTGCTGACCATTGCAGCCAGCCTCAGCTTCAAGGACCCTTTTGTCATCCCTCTG GGCAAAGAGAAAATCGCAGATGCAAGAAGAAAGGAGCTGTCAAGGAACACGAAAAGCGATCATCTGACTGTGGTGAATGCTTTTACT GGCTGGGAAGAGGCTCGGGGTTGTGGTCTCTGGAATGAGAAGGACTATTGCTGGGAATATTTCCTGTCCTCAAACACCATGCAG ATGCTGCACAACATGAAAGGGCAGTTTGCTGAGCATCTCCTTGCTGCTGGATTTGTGAATAGTAGAAACCCCAAGGATCCCAAATCTAACACCAACTCAG GTAATGAGAAGCTGCTCAAAGCTGTCATCTGTGCTGGCCTCTATCCCAAAGTGGCAAAGATCCGGCCCAGCTtcagcaaaaagagaaaaat ggTGAAAGTTTGCACCAAGACAGATGGATCAGTTAATATCCACCCCAAATCTGTGAATGTGGAGGAAACAGAGTTCCATTATAACTGGCTCGTGTACCATTTGAAGATGAGGACCAGCAGT ATTTACCTGTATGATTGTACAGAGGTGTCTCCATACTGCCTCTTGTTCTTTGGAGGGGATATATCCATTCAGAAGGATAAGGACCAGGACACCATCGCTGTGGATGAGTGGATTGTTTTCCAGTCTCCAGAAAAAATAGCAAACTTGGTCAAG AAACTGAGAAAAGAACTTGATGATCTTCTACAAGAGAAGATAGAGAAGCCCCATCCGGTGGACTGGAATGACATTAAAAGCAGGGACACGGCAGTGCTGACAGCCATCATAGACTTGATCACCACGCAGGAGAACGAGGGCGTCAGGAACTTCGCGCCGCGCTTCCAGGGCGAGCGCTACAGCTGA